The Canis lupus dingo isolate Sandy chromosome 11, ASM325472v2, whole genome shotgun sequence genome includes a region encoding these proteins:
- the LOC112650560 gene encoding olfactory receptor 13D1-like, translated as MGNYSAVTEFFLVGLSQYPELQLFLFMLCLIMYVIILLGNSLLIIISILDSRLHTPMYFFLGNLSFLDICYTSSFIPTMLIIFRSEKKSISFIGCALQMVVSLGLGCTECVLLAVMAYDRYVAICNPLRYPIVMNRVLYVHMAAWSWIIGCLNSLVQTVLIMLLPFCGNNVIDHLTCELLALLKLICSDISMNVLIMTVASILFLVVPLLLIFISYVFILSTILRLNSTEGRKKAFSTCSAHLAVVVLFYGSALFMYMKPKSKDTKTIDEIIGLSYGVVTPMLNPIIYSLRNKEVKEAMKKVLSRHFHSRKI; from the coding sequence ATGGGGAATTACTCAGCTGTGACTGAATTCTTTTTGGTGGGACTTTCCCAATACCCAGAGCTCCAGCTTTTTCTGTTCATGCTCTGCCTCATCATGTATGTGATAATTCTGCTGGGAAATagcctcctcatcatcatcagcATACTGGATTCTCgcctccacacccccatgtacttcttccttggGAATCTCTCGTTCTTGGACATCTGTTACACATCCTCTTTTATTCCTACGATGCTCATCATATTTAGGTCTGAGAAAAAATCCATCTCCTTCATTGGCTGTGCTCTGCAGATGGTTGTCTCCCTTGGGTTGGGCTGCACTGAATGTGTCCTCTTGGCTGTGATGGCCTATGATCGGtatgtggccatctgcaaccCACTGAGGTATCCCATCGTCATGAACAGGGTGCTTTATGTGCACATGGCTGCGTGGTCCTGGATCATAGGCTGTCTAAACTCCCTAGTTCAAACAGTGCTAATAATGTTGTTGCCTTTCTGTGGGAATAATGTCATTGACCATCTTACCTGTGAGTTACTGGCCCTTCTTAAACTCATATGTTCAGATATTTCCATGAATGTGCTTATTATGACAGTGGCAAGTATTCTTTTCTTAGTGGTTCCCCTactgttaatttttatttcatatgttttcattctctCTACCATTCTGAGACTTAACTCTACTGAGGGGAGAAAGAAAGCCTTTTCAACGTGTTCAGCCCACCTCGCTGTAGTAGTTTTATTCTATGGTTCAGCCTTATTTATGTACATGAAGCCCAAGTCAAAAGACACAAAGACAATTGATGAGATCATCGGGCTGTCTTATGGAGTGGTAACCCCAATGTTGAACCCCATCATCTACAGCCTAAGGAATAAGGAAGTGAAAGAGGCTATGAAGAAAGTCTTGAGTAGACACTTTCATTCACGGAAAATATGA